One stretch of Candidatus Margulisiibacteriota bacterium DNA includes these proteins:
- a CDS encoding LEA type 2 family protein, whose translation MRKKLSAIFLVCSAVFFLESCVDIKQPQVRFDRTEITGLDMQKARANFIFKIQNPNSIGLDEASYDYKLSINNLDFLEAKNNKFSLPANRESTVILPVEVNYIKAFNTMELFAKSILSGQDSIPYELSGNFHFQFIAFPISIPFKQKGVVPLPVLPGITIKSVSIEKAGLTDIVLNFKVGLNNNNNFTLPLQNMDYQVKINGQNVAGGVAADITDIAQNSSRDVSVLVKTNIFQLGEQLMSVLNRKGFNYRFSGNLRTGDMSVPFDIAGSSENN comes from the coding sequence ATGAGAAAAAAACTTTCAGCAATATTTTTAGTATGTTCGGCTGTATTTTTTTTAGAGTCTTGTGTGGATATCAAACAGCCGCAAGTTAGATTCGACCGTACAGAAATAACCGGTCTTGATATGCAGAAAGCCAGGGCCAATTTTATTTTCAAAATACAAAATCCCAACTCTATAGGTCTGGACGAAGCCAGTTATGATTACAAATTAAGTATCAACAATCTGGATTTTCTGGAAGCTAAAAATAATAAATTCTCATTGCCGGCCAACAGGGAAAGCACTGTCATCCTGCCTGTTGAAGTAAATTACATAAAAGCGTTTAATACTATGGAATTGTTTGCCAAAAGCATATTATCCGGACAGGACAGCATTCCCTATGAACTTAGCGGAAATTTTCATTTTCAGTTTATAGCTTTTCCCATTAGCATTCCTTTCAAGCAGAAAGGTGTGGTTCCCTTACCGGTTTTACCGGGAATTACTATAAAAAGTGTAAGTATTGAAAAGGCCGGCTTAACCGACATTGTTTTAAATTTCAAGGTAGGTTTGAATAATAATAATAATTTTACCTTACCTTTGCAAAACATGGACTATCAGGTAAAAATAAACGGTCAGAATGTCGCGGGCGGTGTCGCCGCCGATATTACGGATATCGCCCAAAACAGCAGCCGGGATGTGAGTGTTTTAGTAAAAACCAATATTTTTCAACTCGGCGAACAGCTAATGAGTGTTCTTAACCGTAAAGGGTTTAATTACCGTTTTTCCGGCAATCTAAGGACAGGTGACATGTCTGTCCCTTTTGATATAGCGGGAAGTTCCGAAAACAATTAA
- a CDS encoding alpha/beta hydrolase-fold protein produces MLIPKKLFLFGLFILAFTNIIFASHILEYGPTSGNYLLYIPDKPAEKMIVTLHGSGERANMYLSGWQKEADARGYYILAINSNDKNGWAGSDVQRVRQIVEKAKKIYHIRYTLLNGASAGGHFALYLAIVYPQDFSAVATFMGIVMESLKEAMQKYHVQGGKVPILLIHGTLDNKIPVVNARWNYFFLKDQSFNVTFWEEPDMQHEFYTKDNSKILNWFESVIK; encoded by the coding sequence ATGTTAATCCCGAAAAAACTTTTTTTATTTGGTCTTTTTATTTTAGCTTTCACCAATATTATTTTCGCTTCGCATATTTTGGAATATGGTCCGACCAGCGGAAATTATCTGCTTTATATTCCAGATAAACCTGCAGAGAAAATGATCGTGACTTTGCATGGTTCGGGCGAAAGGGCAAATATGTATTTGAGCGGTTGGCAAAAAGAGGCTGATGCCCGCGGTTATTACATTTTGGCTATAAATTCAAACGATAAAAACGGCTGGGCCGGAAGTGACGTGCAAAGAGTAAGGCAGATAGTAGAGAAAGCTAAGAAAATTTACCACATAAGGTATACACTCTTGAATGGCGCATCGGCCGGCGGGCATTTCGCGCTTTATCTGGCAATAGTTTATCCGCAGGATTTCAGCGCGGTCGCTACCTTTATGGGCATTGTCATGGAGTCACTGAAGGAAGCTATGCAAAAGTATCATGTCCAGGGCGGGAAAGTCCCTATTTTGCTTATTCATGGAACTCTGGACAATAAAATACCCGTAGTAAATGCCCGCTGGAACTATTTTTTTCTAAAGGACCAGAGCTTTAATGTGACTTTTTGGGAAGAACCTGATATGCAGCATGAATTTTATACCAAAGATAATTCCAAAATCCTGAACTGGTTTGAATCTGTCATAAAATAA
- a CDS encoding OsmC family protein has protein sequence MRITTHYKDGLQFKSINDEQKSVIMDAHPEVGGAGEGMTPKELLLAGLCGCTGIDVVSILKKMRQNIDEFYITADADEAEEHPKIFTNVRLEYHLKGKNLGREQVEKAVQLSQEKYCSVSAMFKTFADLSYTIFLD, from the coding sequence ATGAGAATTACTACACATTATAAAGATGGATTGCAATTTAAAAGTATAAATGATGAACAAAAAAGTGTAATTATGGATGCTCATCCGGAGGTTGGTGGTGCGGGTGAAGGAATGACCCCTAAAGAACTGCTCCTGGCCGGGTTATGCGGTTGTACGGGAATTGATGTGGTTTCCATTTTAAAAAAAATGCGTCAGAATATTGATGAATTTTATATTACTGCCGATGCAGATGAAGCGGAAGAACACCCCAAAATTTTTACAAATGTAAGATTGGAATACCATTTAAAAGGTAAAAATCTGGGCAGAGAACAGGTGGAAAAAGCAGTACAACTATCTCAGGAAAAATACTGTAGTGTAAGCGCCATGTTTAAAACTTTTGCGGATCTAAGTTACACAATCTTTCTGGACTAA